The following coding sequences lie in one Apium graveolens cultivar Ventura chromosome 3, ASM990537v1, whole genome shotgun sequence genomic window:
- the LOC141713087 gene encoding vacuolar protein sorting-associated protein 35A-like — protein sequence MISDGGVDEEEKYLAAGIAGLQQNAFYMHRALDSNNLKDALKYSAQMLSELRTSRLSPHKYYELYMRAFDELRKLEMFFREETKRGCSTIELYELVQHAGNILPRLYLLCTVGSVYIRSKEAPAKDVLKDLVEMCRGIQHPLRGLFLRSYLSQVSRDKLPDIGSEYEGDADTVSDAVEFVLQNFTEMNKLWVRMQHQGPAREKEKREKERSELRDLVGKNLHVLGQIEGVDLDLYRDTVLPRILEQVVNCKDELAQYYLMDCIIQVFPDDYHLQTLEIILGACPQLQPSVDIKTILSRLMERLSNYAASSSEVLPEFFQVEAFAKLSNAIGKVIEAQDDMPIDGVVTLYSSLLTFTLHVHHDRLDYVDQILGACVGKLSVIGKLEDSKATKQIVALLSAPLEKYNDIDIALKLTNYPRVLEFLDQGTNRVMANVIVQTIMKNKTCISTADKVEALFELIKGLIKDLDGNLDEVDDEDFNEEQNAVARLIQMLYNDDPKEMLKIIGTMKKHIMAGGAKRLPFTVPPLIFCSLKLVRRLQSQDENAGEEEEDTAVTPKKIFQILNQMIEALSVIPVPELALRLYLQCAEAANDCDLEPVAYEFFTQAYILYEEEISDSKAQVTAIHLIIGSLQRLHVFGVENRDTLTHKATGYSAKLLKKPEQCRAVYACSHLFWVDDQDSIKDGERVMFCLKRALRIANAVQQMATATRGSSGSVMLFIEILNKYLYFFEKGNPQVTVASIQGLIELITTEMQSDNTTSDPAADAFFASTMRYIQFQKDKGGAVGEKYESIKI from the exons atgaTATCAGACGGAGGAGTAGATGAAGAAGAGAAGTATCTAGCCGCTGGGATCGCCGGACTTCAACAAAATGCTTTCTATATGCATCGTGCTCTT GATTCTAACAATCTCAAAGATGCACTTAAATACTCCGCTCAGATGCTCTCCGAGCTTCGCACTTCCAGGCTCTCCCCTCACAAATACTACGAACTTt ATATGCGAGCATTTGATGAACTCCGAAAGCTCGAGATGTTTTTCAGAGAAGAGACTAAACGCGGTTGCTCTACTATTGAGCTCTATGAACTTGTCCAGCATGCCGGTAACATCTTACCCAGGCT GTATCTCCTCTGTACAGTGGGATCTGTGTACATCAGGTCTAAGGAGGCTCCTGCTAAGGATGTTTTAAAAGACCTTGTGGAAATGTGTCGTGGAATACAACATCCGCTACGTGGGCTTTTCCTTAGGAGTTATTTATCCCAAGTTAGCAGGGACAAGTTACCTGATATCGGTTCCGAGTACGAAGG TGATGCAGATACAGTTTCAGATGCTGTAGAGTTTGTACTTCAGAATTTCACAGAAATGAACAAACTTTGGGTCCGGATGCAACATCAG GGACCTGCACGGGAGAAGGAGAAAAGAGAGAAGGAAAGAAGCGAGCTTCGTGATCTT GTAGGAAAGAATTTGCATGTTCTTGGTCAAATTGAAGGTGTTGACCTTGATTTGTATAGAGATACTGTGCTTCCAAGAATCTTGGAGCAG GTCGTGAATTGTAAAGATGAGCTTGCACAATACTATTTGATGGATTGCATCATTCAGGTGTTTCCTGATGATTATCACTTGCAAACTCTTGAAATTATATTGGGTGCCTGCCCCCAGCTTCAG CCATCCGTTGATATCAAAACTATTCTTTCTCGATTAATGGAGAGGCTTTCAAATTATGCCGCTTCAAGTTCAGAG GTTTTACCTGAGTTCTTCCAAGTGGAAGCTTTTGCAAAACTGAGCAACGCCATAGGAAAG GTCATAGAAGCTCAAGATGACATGCCTATTGATGGAGTTGTAACATTATACTCTTCTCTGCTGACATTTACTCTTCATGTCCACCATGACCGTCTTGACTATGTGGATCAAATTTTG GGTGCATGTGTAGGTAAACTTTCTGTCATTGGAAAGCTTGAAGATAGTAAAGCCACAAAGCAGATTGTTGCTCTTCTAAGTGCTCCTTTGGAGAAATATAATGATATAGACATTGCATTAAAACTTACCAACTACCCCCGTGTGTTAGAGTTCCTGGACCAAGGAACTAATAGAGTGATGGCTAATGTTATCGTTCAAACTATCATGAAGAACAAGACTTGCATCTCCACAGCAGACAAG GTTGAAGCTCTTTTTGAACTAATCAAGGGGCTTATTAAGGATTTGGATGGAAATCTTGATGAG GTTGATGATGAAGATTTTAATGAGGAACAGAATGCTGTTGCACGCCTTATCCAGATGCTATATAATGATGATCCAAAAGAGATGTTAAAG ATCATAGGTACTATGAAAAAGCATATCATGGCAGGAGGAGCAAAACGGCTTCCTTTTACTGTCCCTCCCCTCATTTTTTGTTCTCTCAAG CTGGTTAGGCGGCTGCAGAGCCAGGATGAAAATGCTGGTGAAGAAGAGGAAGATACAGCAGTGACGCCAAAGAAAATTTTCCAGATACTGAACCAG ATGATCGAGGCTCTATCTGTCATTCCTGTACCTGAACTGGCTCTGCGATTATACCTACAATGTGCTGAG GCAGCCAATGACTGTGACCTAGAGCCTGTAGCATATGAATTTTTCACCCAAGCATATATACTCTACGAGGAAGAAATATCG GATTCGAAAGCACAAGTGACAGCAATACACCTAATTATAGGTTCTCTGCAAAGGTTACATGTTTTTGGTGTTGAAAATAGGGATACCCTAACACACAAGGCTACTGGG TATTCTGCAAAGCTTTTGAAGAAGCCTGAGCAGTGCAGAGCTGTTTATGCGTGCTCACATCTCTTTTGGGTTGACGATCAAGATAGCATCAAAGATGGGGAGAG GGTCATGTTTTGCTTAAAACGTGCATTGAGAATAGCCAATGCTGTTCAACAAATGGCTACTGCAACACGAGGTAGCAGTGGATCGGTCATGCTCTTTATCGAGATACTGAACAA GTATCTCTATTTCTTTGAGAAAGGGAACCCACAGGTCACAGTTGCTTCAATTCAGGGACTAATTGAATTGATCACAACTGAAATGCAAAGCGACAATACGACTTCAGATCCAGCTGCAGATGCTTTCTTTGCCAGCACGATGCGGTACATTCAGTTCCAAAAGGACAAAGGTGGAGCAGTAGGAGAGAAATACGAGTCCATTAAGATATGA
- the LOC141713090 gene encoding SUMO-conjugating enzyme UBC9-like — protein sequence MASRRILKELKDLQRDPPTSCSAGPVAQDMFHWQATIIGPNDSPYSGGVFQVTIHFPPDYPFKPPKVAFRTKVFHPNINNNGNICLDILKDQWSPALTISKVLLSICSLLTDPNPDDPLVPEIAHMYKTDKNKYESMGRSWTQKYAMF from the exons ATGGCATCAAGAAGAATTCTCAAAGAGCTCAAGGACTTGCAACGAGATCCCCCGACCTCCTGCAGTGCAG GACCTGTAGCACAGGATATGTTCCATTGGCAGGCAACTATAATTGGTCCGAATGATAGCCCCTATTCTGGTGGTGTTTTCCAGGTCACCATCCATTTCCCACCTGACTATCCATTCAAACCTCCCAAG GTTGCCTTCAGGACCAAAGTTTTCCACCCGAATATAAACAACAATGGAAACATCTGTCTCGATATACTTAAAGATCAATGGAGTCCTGCACTTACCATTTCAAAG GTTTTACTATCAATATGTTCGCTGCTCACTGATCCTAATCCTGATGATCCTCTAGTTCCAGAAATAGCTCACATGTATAAGACAGACAAGAACAAGTATGAATCCATGGGACGCAGTTGGACTCAGAAATATGCAATGTTCTGA
- the LOC141713088 gene encoding rac-like GTP-binding protein RHO1, translating into MSASRFIKCVTVGDGAVGKTCLLISYTSNTFPTDYVPTVFDNFSANVVVNGATVNLGLWDTAGQEDYNRLRPLSYRGADVFILAFSLISKASYENVSKKWIPELKHYAPGVPIVLVGTKLDLRDDKQFFVDHPGSVPITEAQGEELMKMIGAPSYIECSSKTQQNVKGVFDAAIKVVLQPPKAKKKKGKAACSIL; encoded by the exons ATGAGTGCTTCCAGGTTCATCAAATGCGTTACGGTTGGCGATGGTGCTGTTGGCAAGACTTGCTTGTTGATTTCTTACACCAGCAATACCTTCCCCACT GATTATGTGCCGACTGTGTTTGACAATTTCAGTGCAAATGTGGTTGTCAATGGGGCCACtgttaacctaggcttgtggGACACTGCTg GACAGGAAGATTACAACAGGTTAAGACCTTTGAGTTATCGTGGAGCAGATGTTTTCATTTTGGCCTTCTCTCTCATCAGCAAGGCTAGCTATGAAAATGTTTCCAAGAAG TGGATTCCTGAGCTGAAACATTATGCTCCTGGTGTTCCAATAGTACTCGTTGGAACAAAGCTTG ATCTCCGTGACGATAAACAATTCTTTGTTGACCATCCTGGTTCCGTGCCCATAACTGAAGCTCAG GGAGAGGAGTTGATGAAGATGATAGGAGCACCTTCCTACATCGAATGTAGTTCAAAAACACAGCAG AATGTAAAGGGAGTTTTTGATGCTGCCATTAAAGTTGTCCTCCAGCCTCCCAAGGCAAAGAAGAAGAAGGGAAAGGCAGCTTGCTCTATATTGTGA